GCAGCTCGGGGCCGAGCGTGTCGGCGCGCAGGCCGTGGCGCTCCTCGATCGGGCGCGGCGTGGCGGGCTGCATCACGCGCCCTGCTCGAGGCGGCCGATCAGGTCGCGCAGGTGCGTCATCGAGGCCAGCGCCATGTAGATCGGCTCCAGATGGCCCGCATGCGCCAGCGCCTGCAGCGCCGCGCCGTCCAGCGCGCGCAGGCGCTCCTCGTGGATGGTGTAGAAGCCGCGCAGCTGAAGCGGCTGGCCGCCCGTCAGCTTCACGTCCAGCACGAAGGACTCCAGCAGTTCATGCGACAGCAGGGCCTGGATGAAGGCGTCGTTGCCGGCCAGCCCGTCGTGCAGGGTGCGCAGCAGCGCGACCATGTGCTGCAGCAGCGGCGCGTGGCCGCCGTGTTCGAGGAACAGCGGCTCGCCCTGCGGATCGATGCGCGGATGCTCCAGGTCGACATGCAGCATCGGTTCGCCCTGCGCGTCGTGCCCGATCGCGAACGGCTGGCGCTCGACCGCCATCGGCACATAGTGGGCATCCCAGCGATCGCCGCGCAGGAACAGGTTCTGCCCCGGCTGCAGGCCCAGCAGCGCCAGCGGATGGAAGCGGCCCTGCGCGTCCTTCTGGAACACGATCGGGTAATAGGCCTGCAGCGCGCGAAACTCGCCCGGGAAGGTCACCACGGACATCGCCGCATCGTCCACCCCCGCGCCGTGGCGGGTGGACACGCGCAGGTCGCGATGATCGATGTTGTTGAGCAGGGCGTGGCGCGGCATCGGCATTCCTGAGGATCAAAGGCGGGGCAGGCCGTGGGCCTTGATGTGCTCGACCAGCGCACGGTGGCTGGGCAGCGCCGGCAGCATGCGCTGCACCAGCGCCGCGCTCTCGGCGAAACAGGCCTGCGCGGCCTGCAGGTCTTCCGAGCGCCGCGCGGGGCGGGGTTCCGGACGCACGCCCATGCCGTAGAGGATGTACTGCCAGCTGGCCGAAGGAAAGATCTCCTCGCTGCGCGGAAAATCGCTGCGCGAGGGCGACTGGTGGCGCCACAGCTGCAGCAGCTCCCGCAGGCGCGGCGGCACGCTGGCGTCCTCGCGATGCGCCCGCCAGTAGGGCATCGTCCGGCGGCTGAGCACGTAGTGCAGCTTGAGGAACTCGATCACGCGCTGCCAGCGGTAGGCGAAGGTCTCGTTGAAACGCGCGGCCAGCAGGTCCATGTCGGCGCGCGTGGCCGGCATCTCGTCGGCCAGGCGCGCGGCCGCCAGTTCGACCAGCACCAGCGAGGAGGCCTCCAGCGGCTCGACGAAGCCGCTGGCCAGGCCGACCGCCACGCAATTGCGATGCCAGGGCGTGGGCCGATAGCCCGGCTGGAGATCGATGCGCCGCGCCGGCGGCAGCGTCGCCGCGGCGGGGCCGCCGGTGGCTTCGACATAGGCCCGCAGATCCGCCTCGGCCTCCTCGTCGGAGGTGAACGCGCTGCTGTACACATGGCCCACGCCGCGCCGCGCCGACAGGCCGATGTCCCAGATCCAGCCGGCGCGCTGCGCCGTGGACAGTGTCTGGCACGCGATCGGCGCGTCCGGATCGGCGTAGGGCACCTGCAGGGCCAAGGCGCGGTCGTTGAACAGCGTGTCCGAGACGCCGACCGGTGCGATGCCGTAGTGCGCGCCCAGCAGCAGCGCGCGCAGGCCGGTGCAGTCCACGAACAGGTCGCCCTCGAGCGCGGGCTGGTCGCGCACCGCCAGCGCGGCGATATCGCCGTTCTCGTGGCTGAGCACCGCGTCCATGTGGCCGACGATGTGCCGCACGCCGAGGCGTTCGACGCAGTGCTGGCGCAGGAAGGCGCCGAGCCGGGTCGCGTCCAGGTGATAGGCGTAGTTGGCGACCGCGGCGAACTCGGGGGTCGCGAACTGCTTGGGCCCGCGCCCGGCGTCGCACAGATGCGGCTGGAAGCAGGCCAGGTGCGCGAAGGGCACAGCGCCCTGCGCCGCCCAGGCCACGGCCAGCTGCGTCTCGCCGTAGCCCTTGGGCAGGGTGAAGGGATGGGTGTAGCGATCGTGCGCGCCGCCGTCGACCCAGCCGACGAACTGCGAGCCCTGCTTGAAGGTCGCATCGCAGGCGCGGACGAAGTCCGCCTCGCCCACGCCGATCCGGCGCAGCGTGTCGCGCATGGTCGGCCAGGTGCCCTCGCCGACGCCGATCGCCGGCACGTCGGGCGACTCGAGCACGCTCACCCGCAGCGTGGGGCCGTGGCGATCGCGATGCTCGGCGGCGATCAGTCCGGCCGTCAGCCAGCCGGCCGAGCCGCCGCCCACGATCACCACATGCCGGATTGCCTCGTCCATCGCGCTTCCCGAACCTTCAGCCTGCCTATCAAACGCGACGGGCCACTGGTTTGCCAGTGGCCCGTGCGCCGCGTCCACCCGCCACGCGGCGTTTCCCGCAACGCCTCGGCCCCCACCTCGTCGTTCCCGCGAAGGCGGGACCCCAACGACTCGATGCGGCGGGCCGAAGGCGCCGGATTCCCGCTTTCGCGGGAATCACGGCCCTGCGTGCGCTCAGAACTTGTAGCGCGCGCCGAACATGTAGCGCGGCCCGAACTGCTCCAGCGAGTAGATCTGGTGCTTGTTGCGGCCGTGCACGCGGGTGGACTCGTCGGTCACGTTGATGCCTTCCAGCGACACGCTGAAGTGGTCGTTGAACTCATAGCTGAAGCTGAGATCCAGCTGGCCATAGGCTTCGACGTAGAGCGGGTTGTCGCCCTTGCCATCGCCCAGGGCGCTGAGGAACTCGTCGCGCCAGTTGTACGCCGCGCGCGCCTGCCACGGGCCCTTGTCGTAGAACACCACGAAGTTGGCCGTGTCGCTCAGGCCGGTCAGCGCGAACTGGGTGCCCAGCACGCCGTTGTTGTAGGTCAGGCCCGAATCGACCTTGGTGTAGTTGGCCGCCACACCGAAGCCGGTCTCGCCGAACACGTGCTGGATGTTGAATTCCCAGCCATCGAGCTTGTCCGAGCGGTTGTTGACCGGCTTGGAGATGTTGAACTCCAGCACCGGGTCGCCCGGCTGGCCGACGATGCTGCCATTGGCCGCGTTCACGCCCGGGTCGCCGTCGTGGTTGGCGAAGATGTAGTCGCGGATGCAGGGACGGTCGGTCTGCGCGCAGCCGGCGGCCACGGCCTCGTTCCAGTACGCGCCACCGGCGGGGGTGTACAGGTCCGGGATCGGGGTCTCGCGCTGGGTCTGGCGGGCAATGAAGTTGTCGATCTTCTTGTAGAAGTAGCCGACCGAGACATAGCTGCCCTCGGCGTAGTACCACTCCCAGGACAGGTCCAGGTTCCTGGACACCAGCGGCTTGAGCGCCGGGTTGCCCGAACCGCCGCCGCCGCCGTCGTAGCGCGCGGGGCTGCCGAGCGTCTGCGCGGCATTCAGGTCACCCCAGTTGGGACGGCCGATGGTCTTGCCGGCGCTGAAGCGCAGCTTCATGTCCGAGGTCAGGTCCAGACCCAGGTCCAGGTTCGGCAGCCAGTACTTGTAGTCGCCGCCGAGGGTGTAGAACTCGTTGCCCTGGTAGACCAGGTTGAACTCGTTGGCGCTGGCCCAGTTGACCGCCACCGGCGCCGGCTGCAGCGCCGAGGCGGTGACCTTGGTGTCCTCGTAGCGCACGCCGACGGCCACGCTCAGCGGCATGGACAGGTCGTAGGTGTTGCTCCACTCCAGGTAGGCGCTGTGCGACTTCTCCTGCACGCGGCTGTCGCCCACCGTGCGGCTGGCCGAGCTGCCCGGCACCGCGGCGCCGGAATAGTCGGTCGAGGCCAGGTAGTCCTCCGGCACGCCCAGGCCGGCGTTGGTGCGGGCATTGGCCGCGGCCTGGCGCATGGCCTCGAAGTCGAACAGGAAGAACGCATCGGAGAAGGCCGGGCTGTTGGCGCCGCCGCCGTCGAAGTAGTCGCCCATGTGCGCCAGCTTGAACAGCGAATCGTCATAGGCGCCCGGGCCGGCGGGCACGTTGCCGCCCCAGGTGTCCAGCTGCACGTTGGTGAAGGCCGAGCGGTTCTTGTACTCGGTGCTGGACACGCCGAAGTTCAGCTTCGAGTAGTCCTCGAACTGGAACTGGCCGGACAGCTGGCCCTGCTTGATCTTGGCCTTCTGGTAGTCGTTGCGGAACACCGAACCGGTGGCCTGCATCATCGACGGGTCGATCTCGCTCATGCCCGGCGGCAGGTTGAGCATCAGGATCGGGAAGTCGCCGCTCATGTCGAAGCCGGCGCCCTGGCGGAAGAAGCCGGCGGTGGACATGGTGTTGCTGGAGCCGTACGGGCTGTCCGGGCGCGACTCGGCGCTGGAGTCGTGGTAGTCGAAGTTCAGGCTGAAGCTGTCGGTCACGCGCCAGTCGACGTTGAAGCCCAGCGACTTGTTCTCATGCACCACGGCGGTCTTGGACGCGCCCATGGCCAGGTCCGAGCAGCCCGGGTCGGTCGCGCCGCCCGGATAGACGCGCGGCGTGCAGCCGTAGGTCTCGTGATAGGTCAGCGGCGAGGAACCGGAGCCATCGGTCCACGAACTCTGGTCCGGCGTGAAGTTGAACCACACCGACATGTCGTTGCGCGCCGACTGGATCTTGTTTTCCGAGTAGGTGTAGTCGAGCGTGGCGGTCAGGTTGTCGGTGGGCGCGAACTGGAAGGCCAGCTGGCCGTTGGTGCGCTGGCGATGCACCGAATTGACCGAGTAGCCCAGGCTCTGCGGCATCGAATACACATCGTTCGGGCCCGGACGGTTGGTGACGTTGGGCGAGGCGGCCAGCGCGCCGTTCGGGCCGCCCACGCCGTTGGCCTGCGGGGTATCGATGTAGGTCTGCCAGCCGTTGCCCGGCGCGACCTGGGCCAGGGCCGACCCGGACTCGCGGTCCTGGCGGCTGGCGCTCAGCGAGACGCCGAAGCGGTTGTCGGCCCAGGTGTTGCTGAAGATGCCGGAGATTTCCGGCGTGACGCTTTTGCCCTCGTAATGGCCCGGCAGATCGTCGTCGGAGGTGTCCACCACGCCCTTGACGCCGGCGCTGGCGTGGAAGCCCGGGTTCTCCAGCGGACGGGCGGTCTTGATGTTGATCGTGGCGCCGATGCCGCCGGCCGGGGTGCTGGCGCGGCTGGTCTTATAGACCTCCACCGCCGAGATCGCCTCGGAGGCCAGGTCGGAGAACTCGAACGCGCGGCCGCCGGTGGCGGTCGGCATCTGGCGGCCGTTGAGCAGCACCAGGTTGAAGTCCGGCCCGACGCCGCGCACGGTGACCTTGGAGCCTTCGCCGTTGCTGCGGTCGATGGACACGCCGGTGATGCGCTGCAGGGACTCGGCCAGGTTGGTGTCCGGGAACTTGCCCATGTCCTCGGCGACGATGCCGTCGACCACGCCCTGCGAATCGCGCTTGAGGTTGGCCGAGGACATCATGCTCTGGCGGATGCCCTTGACCTGCACCGCATCCAGGTTGGTGGCATCGGTACTGGATTGCGCGCTGGCATTGCCCGGCGTGGCCTGTGCGGCCGAACCGCCGGACGGTTCCGGCGCCGTCTGCGCGGCGGCCGTCGTGGACAACGCGACCAGCATCGCCGACACCAGCAACTGCCGACGCGGCATGGCAACCATGTGCTTCATAAGACCCTCCCCAGGCACGAAATGACAAACGCCGCGCTAGCCCCCGATGGAGGCCCCCTCACGGCAGTGGTGCGCCGTTTTGTCAGAGGGTGACAGCGCTGTCACGCCGCATCGCAGCACCGTGCCCGCAGGCCACGCGCCGCCACCGCAGGTGTCGGCCGATGCGGCTTGCGCCATAAGGCCCTGCGGCGGGGCTGGAAGCGATTACGCATCGCCGCGCTCCGATGACAACGTTGGTCACGCGAGTGACCGAGGAGACATCGGCGCCCCTCCGCCCCGCCGCCGTCAGTGCGCGGGTTTTTGCGCGGCCTGCACGCCCTGCATCAGGCGGTCGGTCCAGGCGATGCCGATGGCCGAGAGGATGAAGACGCAGTGGATGATGGTCTGCCACAGCACGCCCTGCGGGGTCAGCGTGGAGCAGCCGGTGGTGCCGATGGCGCTGGCCGTGGCGGCGCTGGCCAGCAGCTCGGGCGAGCAGAACGGCAACCCGCCCAGCGCGCCGGCGGCGATGAAGGTCTTCAGCAGGTGGATCGAGGAGATGCCGATGATCGCCATCGCCAGCTTGACCTTGAGCACGCTGGCGTTGACGTGGCTGAGCCACTCGGGCTGGTCGGGGTGGCCTTCCAGGCGCAGGCGCGAGACGAAGGTCTCGTAGCCGCCGACGATCACCATCACCAGCAGGTTGGAGATCATCACCACGTCGATCAGCCCCAGCACGATCAGCATGATCTGCTGTTCGCCCAGGCTGGGCGCCTCGTGGATCAGGTGCCACAGCTCCTTGCCGAACAGGAACACGTACACGCACTGCGCCAGGATCAGGCCCAGGTACAGCGGCAGCTGCAGCCAGCGCGAGGCGAAGATCAGGCCGGCGATGGGGTGGAGGCGGGCGGGCGGCTGGGGCGACATGGCGGAACGGTTCGTCTCGTGGGCGCGGCAGCGTAGCCATGCCGCCATGACACTGCCAAGCGAAGCCGCGCCGTAGACTCGCCTTCTTTCAGCACTGTAAGGAACCGGCGCGATGATCGACCTCTATTACTGGCCCACGCCCAACGGACACAAGATCACCCTGTTCCTGGAAGAGGCCGGGCTGGACTACACGATCAAGCCGGTGAACATCGGCGCCGGGGATCAGTTCGTCGCCGACTTCCTGGCCATCTCGCCCAACAACAAGATGCCGGCCATCGTCGACCACACCCCGGCCGACGGCGGCGCGCCGCAGAGCGTGTTCGAATCCGGCGCGATCCTGCTGTACCTGGCCGAGAAGACCGGCGCCTTCCTGCCGGCGCAGGCGCGCGCGCGGATCGAGGCGCTGGAATGGCTGTTCTGGCAGGTGGGCGGGCTGGGGCCGATGCTCGGCCAGAACCACCACTTCAACCAGTACGCGCCGGAGAAGATCCCCTACGCCATGGACCGCTACACCAACGAGACCCGGCGCCTGTACGGCGTGCTGGACAAGCGCCTGGACGGCCGCGATTTCCTTGCCGGGGACTATTCCATCGCCGACATGGCGGCCTATCCGTGGATCGTGCCGCACGCCAAGCAGAAGATGGATCTGGTGGACTTCCCCAACATGGCGCGCTGGTTCGACGCCATCAGCCAGCGTCCGGCGACCGCGCGCGCCTACGCCCTGGGCCCGCAGGTCAATCCCGCCCTGGGCGAACCGCTGACCGAAGAACAGCGCCGGCACATGTTCGGCCAGCCGCCGCGGTAAGCGCCTGCCGGGTGGAGGCTGCCTGCTCGGTGGGAGCCGCCATGGCGGCGATGGCGCCTTCCCGGTAAAGCCCATCGCCGCCGTGGCGGCTCCCACCCCCAGCCGCAGGTGGCATCGACGATCATGTCCGCATGAAGCCTGCTCCTGCCCTCGCCCTCCAGCCCCTCACCCTAGAAGCCATCACCGGCGATGCGCCGCTGAGCGGGCCGAGCCTGCTCAAGCCCACCCTGTCGCCCGACGGCGCGCGCGTGGCCTATCTGCGCGGCCGCGACGGCGCGCGGCACCGACTGGACCTGTGGTGCTACGACGTCGCGGCCGGCCAGCACCGTCTGCTGGTCGATGCCGACCACGTGCTGCCGGCAGGCGACGAGCGGCTCAGCGCCGAGGAAGCCGCGCGCCGCGAGCGCCAGCGCATCGCCGCCTACAGCGGCATCGTCGAGTACCAGTTCTCGCACGACGGCGCACGGCTGCTGTTCCCGCTGGGCGGCGCGCTCTACCTGTACGACCTGCGCGCCGCGCCGGCGCAGGCGGTGCGGACGCTGACGCATGCCGAGGAGGGCTTCGCCACCGATGCGCGCTTCTCGCCGCGCGATGGCTTCGTCGGCTTCATCCGCGGGCGCGACCTGTGGGTGGTGGACCTGGCCGACGGCGTGCAGCACCGGCTGACCCACGACGGCGATGCGGTCATCGGCAACGGCGTGGCCGAGTTCGTCGCCGACGAGGAGATGGGACGCCACACCGGCTACTGGTGGGCTCCGGACGACAGCGCCCTGGCGTTCGCGCGCATCGACGAATCGCCGGTGCCACTCAAGCAGCGCAGCGAGCTCCACGCCGACCGCACCGTGGTGGTCGAACAGCGCTATCCGGCCGCCGGCGAGCCCAACGTGGAGGTGCGGCTGGGCGTGATCGCGCCACGCGCGGGCGCGGCCCCACGCTGGATCGACCTGGGCACCGACCCGGACATCTATCTGGCCCGGGTGACCTGGCGCGATGCGCAGCGCCTGGCCTTCCAGCGCCAGTCGCGCGACCAGCAGCGCCTGGACCTGATCGAACACGACCTGCGCACCGATGCGCAGCGCACCCTCGTCACGGAGACCTCGCCGACCTGGGTCCCGCTGCACGATGCGCTGCGCTTCCTGGACGACGGGCGCTTCGTGTGGGCGTCCGAACGCAGCGGCTTCCTGCATCTATCCCTGCACGAAGAGGATGGCACGCTGGGCACGCCGCTGACGGAAGGCGCGTGGCCGGTCGATGCGCTGCTCGGCGTCGATGCGGTACGCAGTCTGGTGTACTTCAGCGCCGGCATGCGCGAGGGCATGGCGGCGCCGACCCAGGCGCATGCGTTCGCCGTGCCCTTCGATGGCGGCCCGCCGCAGGCGCTGACACGGGAGGCGGGCCTGCATGCGGTGAGCTTCGCGCGCGATGCCAGCGTGTTCGTCGATCACTGGTCCAGCCCGTCGGTGCCGCCGCAGCTGGTGCTGCATCGCGCCGACGGCACGCCGCTGGCCACGCTGCTGGCCAACGACCTCGACGATCCCCGCCATCCGTATGCGCCCTACCGCGCCGCGCATCGCCCGCCGCGGTTCGGCACCTGCCTGGCCGCCGATGGCGTCACGCCGCTGCACACCAGCCTGCTCCTGCCGCCCGGCTTCGACCCGTCGCGGCGCCATCCGGTGATCGTGCATGTCTACGGCGGCCCGGCCGCGCAGACGGTGACCGAGAGCTGGCCCACGCGCGGCGATGCCTGGCTGGACCAGTCCCTGGCCCAGCGCGGCTACGTGGTCTTCAGCGTGGACAACCGCGGCACGCCGCGGCGCGGGCGTGCCTTCGGCGGCGCGCTGTACGGGCGGCAGGGCACGGTCGAAGTGGACGACCAGTGCGCGGCGGTGGACTGGCTGCGCGCGCAGCCCTGGGTCGACCCGGCGCGCATCGGCGTGTACGGCTGGTCCAACGGCGGCTATCTGACGCTGATGCTGCTGGCGCGCGCGCCGCAGCGATTCGCCTGCGGCGTGGCCGGCGCCCCGGTTGTCGACTGGGCGCTGTACGACACCCATTACACCGAACGCTACATGGGCCATCCGCGCGCCAACGCCGACGGCTACGCCCAGGCCAGCGTGCTGAGCCATGTGGCGGGCATCGCGCCGGGGGCGCTGCTGCTGATGCACGGCATGGCCGACGATAACGTGCTGTTCTCCAACGCCACCGCCCTGATGAGCGCCCTGCAGGCGCGCGGCACCGCCTTCGAACTGATGGCCTTCCCCGGCGCCCGGCACGGGCTGCTGGGACGCGACGCGCTGTTCCGCTACCGGATGATGGAAGACTTCTTTGCGCGCAAGCTGAAGGGCGGCAGCGCAGGCTGAAGGCTTCGAGCCACTGCTCCGCCCTCTCCCTCTCGCCGCAGGCGAAGGGGAGCTGCAAGTCGCGACTGGCGACTGAGGGGATGGAGTGCTGTTGCTCTTCGCTTCGGCGCCTTCCCGGGGAAAGCCCCAACCCTCCCCTCAATCGCTAGCCGCGATTTCGAGTCCCCTGCGTGATGCGCGAGGGAGAGGGCCTATGGTTGCCTCCCTGCGCTGCAATGCGTAGCGTCGCCGCACCCTCCCTGCTGCCAGGTGTCGTCCATGATCAAGCCGCTGGTGTTCGCCCTTGCCCTGGCGCTGTGCGCGCCGCTGCCCGGCGTGGCGGCCGAGGCGACCTCGCCGGCCGCGCCGGCCTGGGTCGCGCGCAGCAACACCTATGCCGAGGCGCTGCTGGAGGCGCAGGCAGCCTTCATGCCCGAGATGGCCAGCCAGGTGGGCCTGTCGGCCTACGACGCCCAGGTGGCCGACTTGGGGCCCAACCAGCCGGCGCGCTACCGCGCGGCGATGACCGCCGCGCGCGGCAAGCTGGAGGCCGCGCTGCAGACCGAACGCGATGCCAACGTGCGCCAGGACCTGCAGATCCTGCTGCATGCGGTGGACATGGAGCTCCAGGGCAGCCAGCTCAACGAGGACCTGCTGCTGCCTTGGGTCGACGCGCCGCAGTCGGTGTTCAACGGCATCAACAACCTGCTCTCCGACCAGGTGCCGCCCGCGCGCCGGGCCAAGGCGCTGGACCGGCTGAAGGCCTACGTGGGCCTGACCCCGGGCAGCACGCCGTTCACCACGCTCGCGCGCCAGCGCTACGAGGAGAAGCTGGCCAACCCGGCGCTGCTGCCGCCGACCAGGCTCGAGGTCGAGCGCGCCCTGTCCAACGTGGACACCTACATCGACGGCATCCGCGAGCTGTTCGTCGAGTACAAGATCGCCGGCGCCGAGCCGGCGCTGGCGCGCATGGCCGCCGAGCTCAAGGCCTACGCCGACTGGACCCGTAGCACCGTGCTGCCCAAGGCGCGCACCGACACGCGCCTGCCGCCGCAGCTGTACGCCTTCCAGCTCAAGCAGGTCGGCATCGACATCGATCCGCAGCAGCTGATGCAGCGCGCGCAGGTGGAGTTCATGGAGACCCGCGCGGCCATGCAGCAGCTGGCGCCGCAGGTGGCCAAGGCGCAGGGGCTGCGCGACACCGACTACCGCGCGGTGGTCAAGGCGCTCAAGCGCGGCACCATCGCCAACGACCAACTGGAGGCGCACTACCGCGATGTGATCGACCGGATCGACCCGATCATGAAGCGCGAGCGCATCGTCACCGTGCCCAAGCGGCCGCTGCAGATGCGGCTGGGCTCGGCCGCCGAGAGCGCCGCCTCGCCCGCGCCGCACTACCTGCCGCCGCCGCTGGTGGGCAACACCGGCCAGCAGGGCCAGTTCGTGCTGCCCATCGGTAACCCGTCGGCCGATGGCCAGGACGCCGGCAGCCGCTACGACGATTTCAACTTCGCCGCCGCGGCCTGGACGCTGAGCGCGCACGAGGGCCGCCCGGGCCACGACCTGCAGTTCGCCGCGATGGTCGAACGCGGCCTGTCGCTGGCGCGCACGCTGTTCGCGTTCAACTCGGTCAACGTCGAGGGCTGGGCGCTGTACGCCGAGGCCGAGATGGTGCCTTACGAGCCGGCCGAGGGGCAGATGATCGCGCTGCAGTTCCGCCTGCTGCGCGCGGCGCGCGCGATGCTGGACCCGATGCTCAACCTGGGCCTTATCGACCGCGAGCGCGCGCGCCTGGTGCTGGAGAACGACGTGGGCCTGTCGCCGGCGATGGCGCGCCAGGAGCTGGACCGCTACACCTTCAACGCACCCGGCCAGGCCGGCAGCTACTTCTACGGCTACAGCCGGATCCTGGAGCTGCGCATGCAGACCGAACTGGCGCTGGGGCCAAAGTTCGACCGGCAGGCGTTCAACGACTTCCTGCTCGACCAGGGCCTGCTGCCGCCCGATCAGCTGGCCGAGGCGGTGCGCACGCAGTTCGTTCCGCGGTACGCGGACAAGGCCGCGCCGTGAAGCCGCCGGTCGTGCGCCGCGTGGTCGCCAACCTGGTCACCTCCGACCCGGCCGGGCTGGCGGCGTTCTATCGGACGGTGTTCGATCTGGAGATCGCGATGGACCATGGCTGGATCGTCACCCTGGCCAGCGACGCGGCGACCATGACGCCCCAGGTCTCGCTGGCCAGCGAAGGCGGCAGCGGCGCGCCGGTGCCGCAGCTGTCGATCGAGGTGGACGATGTGGCCGGCGCCTATGCGCGGGTGCAGGCCCTGGGTGCGCCGGTCGCGTATCCGCTGACCGACGAGCCCTGGGGCGTGCGGCGCTTCTTCGTGCGCGATCCGGCCGGACACCTGCTCAACGTGCTGGCGCACCTTCCGCGCTAGGGCCTTGGGTCAGGGCGTGGCGGGCGCCATCTCGGCCGCGTGCTCGGCGCCCGGCGGGACGTAGATCGCCACGCCGTTGGCCTGCTTCTGCTGGGTGGGAATGCCGATGCCGATCCCGCCGCCGACGTGGCCGCCATAGCTGCCGCCGCCGACCGACAGGCCCACCGGCGAGCGCCCGCCGGCGCCGGCGCCGATCAGCACCACGCCATTGGCGCCGAGCTTGGCGGCCTCGTTCTTGAGCCGGCGCATGGCCGCGTCGGTCTGGCCCTGGGTGCCGAAGCCGACCGCGCTCTGCGCCTCGAGCTGGGCGATCTGCACCGCGCCGGGCGGCACGGCGGTGTAGACGCGCACGGTGGCCGGGTCCACC
The window above is part of the Pseudoxanthomonas sp. X-1 genome. Proteins encoded here:
- a CDS encoding DUF885 domain-containing protein; the encoded protein is MKPLVFALALALCAPLPGVAAEATSPAAPAWVARSNTYAEALLEAQAAFMPEMASQVGLSAYDAQVADLGPNQPARYRAAMTAARGKLEAALQTERDANVRQDLQILLHAVDMELQGSQLNEDLLLPWVDAPQSVFNGINNLLSDQVPPARRAKALDRLKAYVGLTPGSTPFTTLARQRYEEKLANPALLPPTRLEVERALSNVDTYIDGIRELFVEYKIAGAEPALARMAAELKAYADWTRSTVLPKARTDTRLPPQLYAFQLKQVGIDIDPQQLMQRAQVEFMETRAAMQQLAPQVAKAQGLRDTDYRAVVKALKRGTIANDQLEAHYRDVIDRIDPIMKRERIVTVPKRPLQMRLGSAAESAASPAPHYLPPPLVGNTGQQGQFVLPIGNPSADGQDAGSRYDDFNFAAAAWTLSAHEGRPGHDLQFAAMVERGLSLARTLFAFNSVNVEGWALYAEAEMVPYEPAEGQMIALQFRLLRAARAMLDPMLNLGLIDRERARLVLENDVGLSPAMARQELDRYTFNAPGQAGSYFYGYSRILELRMQTELALGPKFDRQAFNDFLLDQGLLPPDQLAEAVRTQFVPRYADKAAP
- a CDS encoding VOC family protein produces the protein MKPPVVRRVVANLVTSDPAGLAAFYRTVFDLEIAMDHGWIVTLASDAATMTPQVSLASEGGSGAPVPQLSIEVDDVAGAYARVQALGAPVAYPLTDEPWGVRRFFVRDPAGHLLNVLAHLPR